A window of Nocardia arthritidis genomic DNA:
GCCGAGCAGATGGCCGAGCGCCCGCCGGGAGATCAACGCACCCAGACACGAGGTGGCGCCGACACCGAAGCCGAGATGGCGGGCGGCCGCTCGCGGATCTCGGTGGATGTCGAACCGCCCCGCGTCCGCCCACTGCCGCTCGTCCCGATTGGCCGATCCGGTCAGGCACACCACGAGCGCGCCCGCCGGAATCGTCACCCCGCCGATCTCGGCGTCGGTCCTGGCCAGCCTCCCGAGTGCCTGGGTCGAGGTGTCGTAGCGCAGCCCCTCCTCGACCGCACCGGCGATCAACGAGCGGTCCGCGCGCACCGCACGATACGAATCCGGTTCGCGCAGCAGGGCATTCATCAGCGTGCCGAAGCTGAACACCAGACCCTGATGGGTGACCAGCGAGATCATCAATCCCGTGCCGAGCACGAATTCGAGGTGCGCGCCGACACCGCCGCGGCCCGGAATTTCGCCGGGGTGCGCGGCGAGGTATCCGACGAAATCGTCGGCCGGCGAGGTCATCCGGTCCACCGCCTGTCGCGCGAACAGGCGGCGGATCTCGCGCGCCAGGCGCACCTGCCCGTCCTGCTCGCCGGTCGCGTATCCGGATTCCGTCCACGCCTGGAACAGCGGAAAGTCGGCGGCCGATACGGCGAGCAGACCGGCGAGCAGCCGAGTCGTCAACGGCGCCGCATAATCTCGGATGAGATCCACCGGGTCGGCCGTCTTTCCGAGTTCCGCTGCGGCGGCGGCACATTCGCGTTCGAAATCCGGCCAAAGCGTATCGACGAAGCCGGAGGCCAGCGCCCGTCCGGTGGTACGGCGACCCGCCGAACGCCGCGCCGCGTCCGCCGGATTCACCTGCGGCGCATGCGGAACCCGCCACGACACCGCGCCGCCGCGCACCGCCGCCTGCAGCATACGCAGGAACGGCTGCCCGACCGCATCGAAAGTCGCTGTGTTGTTGAATATTTCGAGGCACAGGTCATATCTGCTGACGAACCAGCAGTCCCATCGCCGCGAATAATGCACCCCGCCATCGGCGCGCAGCCGGGCGTATTCGGGATACGGATCGGCGATGAGCGCGGGCCCGGTGAGCTCCAGCGGCTCGCTGCTGGTGGAAATCTGCGGCGCGACCACGTCAAGACCTGCGAATCATCCGGTACCACATGGGTCCGGCGTCCGGTGTGCGCCGAATGCTGCCGGGTGTCGCCGACACCAGCTCCCAGAACGGCGCGAAACCGGTGTCTATTTCCTCCGGACGCACGCTGAGCGGCCCCTTGGTGAACGCGTACAGGTACAGCGTCGCGCCGGGCTCGGCGAATCGCGCGATGCCCTCGGCGTAACGCGGTTTCGCCTCGTCGCGCAGGCTGTGCGAACAGCCGAAATCGAGTAGGAAGTCGTATCGGCCGCGCAGCGCGTCCGGCGGAATGTCCACCAGGTCGCACTGGACGAATTCGATATCCACACCGTTGTCCGCCGCTTTGCGCCGAGCCTGTTTGAGCGCCTCCTCCGCGATATCCACACCGGTCACCGACCAGCCGTGCTGGGCGAGATAGACCGATTTCGATCCGGCGCCACATCCGAGATCCAGCGCCCGGCCGGGCCGCAGCGCATCCGGCCCCTCGATCAAATCGACCAGTTCGGGCATGGGCGGACCGAGATCCCACGGCGAAAAGCCGACCTTGTACGCGAAGTTGTAGGCGCGGTTCACCAACTTCGATGATTTCGCTGGCGGGTTCATCGGTCGATCCGAACCGGCTGATCGCCCGCGGCGACCTGATCCTTGAGCTCGGCCCAGCTGCGGGCCCTGTCGGCAACAGTGGTGAGCACGACGATATATCCGTCCGGATCGGTTGCCTCGACATCGACGGTATTCCAGGGCGTCAATAGCGGGCCGTTCACGGTGCCCTGCGGCAGTTTCGCCAATCGCTCGGCGATTTCCCGCATCGACTGCTCGGTCTCGGCATTCACCGTGAAGCTGAGCCGCATGCCGCGGCCGAGTGGGCCCGACAGCGGTTCACGCGCCGGGCGCAGCAGCATATCCCGGTATTGCGCGCGCCGCAGATGCAAAACGGCGAGTTGGCCGTCCGGACCAGTCAATTGCTTCTCCACCCAGAAGCCGAGCCCGTCCACATACCATTCCAGTGATTTATCGATATCGCTCACCAGCAGAATTCCGAAATTCGGCATATCGGGGATGTCGTCGAAACCGACACCCTCCGGCGCCCGCTCGTGGCTGGCGTGGTTCACATAATTCATAATGATTCCTATCCGCCGCTACGGCTGCGAGGTGTAGGGCAGGGCCCGGACTTCCTTGAGATTGTTGAATGTGTCTATCCGCGCCGCCGCCGGGTCGACGCATAATTCCGGTCGCCGCGTGAGCAGTTCGCGAAGTCCGGTACTTATCTGCAACCGCGCGCTATTCGCGCCGAGGCAGTAATGCATGCCCTTGCCGAAGGTCAGCACGGCATTCGGGCGCACCGGACACCCGCGGACCGGCTGCGCCGCCGGTTGCTGCGCGAGGTGCACGGCCGAAATGTCGATCGCCACTACGGTGCCCGGCTCCAGCACCATACCGAGGCATTCGCAGCGCTCGACGACGAAGCGGAATATATTGCCGAAAGGCGGCTGCACCCGCATCGCCTCCTCGGCGATCTCGCCGATATCGAATATATCGGAACGCGCATTCGCCAGCAATTGCTTATCGGACCATATTTCACGACAGGTTATGCTCGCACCGACGATCATCGGTTCTATACCGGCCATCAGCAATTGCCCGATCAACGCCGCGATCGGCCAGGTGCCCGCCGAGTCTTCGGCCAAGGCGCGCGCCGCATCGAGAAAAGGGCTGGACCGATCGCCGCGGAGCAAGCGGTCGGTCAACGACTTCAAATAGCGCATCACCGTTTCGTGCGCGCGAACTATTTCCGGTGAATGCTCGGTCTCCCCCAGCAGCTGCTGTTTGAACAGGTGGATGACCAGCTTGGACACCTTGCTCAGATTCGGCCAGTCCGATTCGGGCACACCGATCATGGCGAACGTACTGTGCATCAGATACGGGGACAGGAATTCGGTCACCAGATCGCCCTCCGCGGGCATCTTCGCGGCTTGGGCGGCCGCGAGCTCTGTGAACATATCCGCGAACTCCGCCGTGGTCCGCACGGTGAACACCTTGCGCAACTCCGTGTTGAACCGCGTGTAGTTCGAATTGACGGTGTACCAGAGCTGGAAGAATCCGGAGATCGATGGCACCTCGTCCTCGCCCGGATACCGGGTCGGCGAGGTGGCTCCCTCGCGTTCGATACCGGCGACGATATGCCGATCGCGCAATACCGCGTCGGCCAGATCCGGTCGCAATACCTTCAGCCGGTTTCGCGTGCTGTCCCACCGCAGGCCGTCAATTGTCGCCGTGACTTCCACGGTCGCCTCCAAATATCATCAGTTGCTCAATCGACTCGCTCGGTGCTCGCGCACCGCCCGCAGCAATTCCGGTTCCGCGGTCACGCCGGCCACCTCGCTCAGCACGTGATGACCGAGGAATCCGAGGAAGGATTCGTGTTCGGGAATCAGTCCGAGCCGGTTGTTGTGGGTGTGCAGAAAGGCCGCGAGCAGAACCTGCTCGCGCCTGGCGCGGGTAGCCGCCGGACCGGCCAGCTCGATCGCCGCGCGGATATCGTCGTCGAGCCCGCGCCACGCGGTGCCGATGGCGCGGTGGAACGGATCGTCGTCCAGGCGTTCCGGCGCGGCCAGCACCGCGGCCACATGGGTCGCCAACGCGCAGCGGCGCTGCTGCAACAGCTGCGGCCAGACGCCGAGGAATTGTTCGAAGGTGTACGGCGACCAGAGCAGGCAGTAGTGCCTGAAGAATTCCGCCATCTCGGCGGTGCTCAGCCCGGCCGCGCACATGCCGCGCAGCATTGTCGAGAATCCGATGCCGAGCCGCTTGGCCGAATCACCGGAAATCGTTGCCAGCGCGGCCAATACGATATCGCTGCTGCTGGTGAAGTACTCCTCCGCCAAGGCGACGCCGCGACGGCCGCCGTATTTCTCGTACTCCGGCGTGTATTCGGCGTACCGGACGGTGTCGGGTGGCTGCACCTCCGCGACATCCTCGTTCTCGAGTGCCGCCATCGTCGGCTGTGCGGCGCGGAACTCGTCCACATCGAAGCTCGTGCTGTCCGGAAACTCCGCGAGATACGCCGCCAGCTTCGTCGCCGCCTCCGCCGTCACCGCGTCCGCATCCGCCGCGGCGACCCGGAAACGCACCCGGACATGGTGGCCGCCCTGCCAGTAGCGCAGAAAGAAGGATTGCGAAATCCCACCGGACGAGCGCAGACCGGCGAGCACCGGAGCCAGGCCGTCGACCAGAAATTCGTCCTGCCCGCTGTATCGGTGCACGTGCAGGCTGCGCCACACCTGATCAGTTGTCATTGCCGCCTCCGGATAGGGTGAACTCGACGAAGAATTCCTCGGCGCTGTCGGGATTCCCGGATTCGGCATACCGTTCGGCGCCGGGCAGACATTCCTGGAACAGCACCGTGCCGCCATCGTTCGCGCGGGCCTGCTTGGCCAGCACGTACATCAGGAATGGGTTGTGCGTATCCAGGTAGTGCGGCTTGTGCAGCCGCGCGCTGCGCGCCTCGATCGCCCACTGCCGGGTTTCCTCGAGCAGGTTGCGTTCCGAATCGGGTGTCCGGCGGGGCGCGAGCACGCGGAAAAAGGTCGTTCGCGGCAGCCCGGCCGCCTGCCGCCACGCGTCGAATTCCACCAGCGCCGACAGATCCTGCCGCTCCAGCCCGGCGAGTGCGGGCAATTCGCTTACCGGGAAACGCCAGGACCGTCGATCGAGCACCAGATCACCCAGCATCAAGCGCGGCCTGAACGGCTGACCCACCGACTGGTGACGGTCGATCTGATCCCACAGCCCACCCCGATAGGTCCGGGTCGGCGCGAATACGCACAGGAACCGGTACAGCATCGGCGCGGCGGCCGGATACAGAAAGTTCAACGGGGCCAGGTCGATTCGAGCGCCATCCACGGCGGATATCAATTCGAGCCTGCGCGTACGCGGGTCGGCGCGCACCAGGAGATCGGCGATGGTCAACGGCCGCGGCCCATCCGGGTCGGCCACCGAACCCGGATACACCAGCTCCAGCGGGCAAAGCCGCGGATGCATATTGAAATTGAGGCCGAGCACCGCGGTGATATCGGTCTGCCGCGGTGTCGTCGCGGCGATGTGCGTACGGAGTTCGTCGGCCAGATTCCATTGCTCCGCACCGGATTCGAGCAGACCGCAGTACCGCGAGAAGAACACTCCGTGTCCGGTGGTGACACCGTTCACCACCAGCAGGTCGTCGTCCAGCTGTATCCGGTAGGCCGTCGAACGCCAGGCGGGCACCGTATCGGGCAGCGCGCGCACGAATTCACGCAGCCGCTCCGGGTCCAGGCGCACCGCATCGGCGGCGCCCGCCTCCGCGACCCGATCTCGCAGCAGCGCGAAGAATTCCGAACGCAATTCGATGACCCGCGCTGCGGCCGGGTCGCCGAGTCCGCACATCACCGCGCTCGCCTCCTGCGGCGACAGTTCGTCGAATGCCCGGAAAAGCTCCGCGACCGGAACGGGTGGGCCGTCCTCGCCATAACGTCGCACATAGAACGCGTACAGCCCCATTTTCTCGATCGTCGCGTCGTCGAGGACCGGAACCAGCCGCTGGTACAACTCCAGATAATCGGCGTTCGCGCCGACCAGTTCGCCCCGCCAGCCCGCGGCCGTCGCACGGGTGCCGACATCCTCGTATACCGCCGCGCGCATCGCCTCCTTGGCGGGCGGACTGCACTGGCAGATATCGACGAATCGCCCCACGCAAGCCCGCAGCCCGCCGAGCAGTTCGGTGCGGGCCTGCGGCGAGGATTGCGCGAATCGGTCCTCGATTCCCTGTAGTTCCTCGAATATTTCGGCGCACGCGACGGCCTGTGCGGTACCGGCCTCGCGCAGCCGCGCGGCGAGCTGTTCCGCGGTTCGAGTGGCCTGATCAGGCAATCCGATACCGCGGTAGCAGAGGCCGACTTTCACCAATCCGTCGATGGTCTGCCGGGCCTGTTCCGCCGACAATCCGCCCTCGACCAACGTCTCGCGCAATTCGCGTTCCGGCACTTGACCGTCACCGAGCACCTTGCGCAGCAGCGTAATCAGATCGGTGTTCCGCGCGCTGATCACCTTGTCCGGCGTGAAACCGTCATCGGCGCCCTCCAGCGGACGCCTGATGAATACGGCCCGGTCGCCCGCGCAGGACAGCGAGTTGTTGAGCCGCACCCGCAGCACCCGGTCCGCACCGTCGATCAGGCGCAGCTGATGCGCCATCCAGGCCAGCAGGCCGACGCTGAGCCGGACTTGCGAGAGACGTTGTCCCGACGCCGATTTCGCCGTCCAATCGTGCGCCCCGATTTCGGTGAACGAGCCGAACGGGGACGGTTTGAACACCACCCGGTAGGCGAAGCTGGTGATGGTGCTTTCCATGCGCCGCGTCCGGCTCGGTTTGCGTCCGGTATCGAACGGGTCGGCGGCGAAGGCCATCACCTCGCGATACACATCCTCACCCGACAGCTGCAGACCGCGCTGGAAGTCCTCGTGCAGCGCCACTTTCGCCAACGTCGTGCGTGCCTGCTCCAGCTCCGATCGGTAGGTGGCATCGGCCTGCGCCAGCAGTGCCCGCCGTTGTTCCGCCGCGCGATTCCACTCGATCAGCAGATCCCGGCAGGCGGTGGGCAGCGGCTCGAGCGGCGCGGCCGCCGATATAGGCCTGCCGTTGTGCACATCGCGGCGCAGCTTCAGCACCGCGCGCCGGTGTTCCGGCGAAAGTGTCGGAATCGCTTGGTGCAACTCATCTTCCAGCTGTGCGGTACTGGCGTCGATATCGATTTCATCCGCCCGCCGGAGCAGGTCCCATGCGCGCGCCGGAACCAGATCCGCGAGTTCGGACAGGCCGAGCGTGCCGCGCCGGAACAGCACATACGGGCTGAATCGTGGGTCTGGCGTTGTCATTCGAGCATCACCGCTAT
This region includes:
- a CDS encoding cytochrome P450; protein product: MVAPQISTSSEPLELTGPALIADPYPEYARLRADGGVHYSRRWDCWFVSRYDLCLEIFNNTATFDAVGQPFLRMLQAAVRGGAVSWRVPHAPQVNPADAARRSAGRRTTGRALASGFVDTLWPDFERECAAAAAELGKTADPVDLIRDYAAPLTTRLLAGLLAVSAADFPLFQAWTESGYATGEQDGQVRLAREIRRLFARQAVDRMTSPADDFVGYLAAHPGEIPGRGGVGAHLEFVLGTGLMISLVTHQGLVFSFGTLMNALLREPDSYRAVRADRSLIAGAVEEGLRYDTSTQALGRLARTDAEIGGVTIPAGALVVCLTGSANRDERQWADAGRFDIHRDPRAAARHLGFGVGATSCLGALISRRALGHLLGALVEHVAAPASLAGARPYGEFMTRGYLTLPFRSGI
- a CDS encoding class I SAM-dependent methyltransferase; this translates as MNPPAKSSKLVNRAYNFAYKVGFSPWDLGPPMPELVDLIEGPDALRPGRALDLGCGAGSKSVYLAQHGWSVTGVDIAEEALKQARRKAADNGVDIEFVQCDLVDIPPDALRGRYDFLLDFGCSHSLRDEAKPRYAEGIARFAEPGATLYLYAFTKGPLSVRPEEIDTGFAPFWELVSATPGSIRRTPDAGPMWYRMIRRS
- a CDS encoding VOC family protein; protein product: MNYVNHASHERAPEGVGFDDIPDMPNFGILLVSDIDKSLEWYVDGLGFWVEKQLTGPDGQLAVLHLRRAQYRDMLLRPAREPLSGPLGRGMRLSFTVNAETEQSMREIAERLAKLPQGTVNGPLLTPWNTVDVEATDPDGYIVVLTTVADRARSWAELKDQVAAGDQPVRIDR
- a CDS encoding cytochrome P450, whose protein sequence is MEVTATIDGLRWDSTRNRLKVLRPDLADAVLRDRHIVAGIEREGATSPTRYPGEDEVPSISGFFQLWYTVNSNYTRFNTELRKVFTVRTTAEFADMFTELAAAQAAKMPAEGDLVTEFLSPYLMHSTFAMIGVPESDWPNLSKVSKLVIHLFKQQLLGETEHSPEIVRAHETVMRYLKSLTDRLLRGDRSSPFLDAARALAEDSAGTWPIAALIGQLLMAGIEPMIVGASITCREIWSDKQLLANARSDIFDIGEIAEEAMRVQPPFGNIFRFVVERCECLGMVLEPGTVVAIDISAVHLAQQPAAQPVRGCPVRPNAVLTFGKGMHYCLGANSARLQISTGLRELLTRRPELCVDPAAARIDTFNNLKEVRALPYTSQP
- a CDS encoding thiopeptide-type bacteriocin biosynthesis protein; translation: MTTDQVWRSLHVHRYSGQDEFLVDGLAPVLAGLRSSGGISQSFFLRYWQGGHHVRVRFRVAAADADAVTAEAATKLAAYLAEFPDSTSFDVDEFRAAQPTMAALENEDVAEVQPPDTVRYAEYTPEYEKYGGRRGVALAEEYFTSSSDIVLAALATISGDSAKRLGIGFSTMLRGMCAAGLSTAEMAEFFRHYCLLWSPYTFEQFLGVWPQLLQQRRCALATHVAAVLAAPERLDDDPFHRAIGTAWRGLDDDIRAAIELAGPAATRARREQVLLAAFLHTHNNRLGLIPEHESFLGFLGHHVLSEVAGVTAEPELLRAVREHRASRLSN
- a CDS encoding lantibiotic dehydratase, encoding MTTPDPRFSPYVLFRRGTLGLSELADLVPARAWDLLRRADEIDIDASTAQLEDELHQAIPTLSPEHRRAVLKLRRDVHNGRPISAAAPLEPLPTACRDLLIEWNRAAEQRRALLAQADATYRSELEQARTTLAKVALHEDFQRGLQLSGEDVYREVMAFAADPFDTGRKPSRTRRMESTITSFAYRVVFKPSPFGSFTEIGAHDWTAKSASGQRLSQVRLSVGLLAWMAHQLRLIDGADRVLRVRLNNSLSCAGDRAVFIRRPLEGADDGFTPDKVISARNTDLITLLRKVLGDGQVPERELRETLVEGGLSAEQARQTIDGLVKVGLCYRGIGLPDQATRTAEQLAARLREAGTAQAVACAEIFEELQGIEDRFAQSSPQARTELLGGLRACVGRFVDICQCSPPAKEAMRAAVYEDVGTRATAAGWRGELVGANADYLELYQRLVPVLDDATIEKMGLYAFYVRRYGEDGPPVPVAELFRAFDELSPQEASAVMCGLGDPAAARVIELRSEFFALLRDRVAEAGAADAVRLDPERLREFVRALPDTVPAWRSTAYRIQLDDDLLVVNGVTTGHGVFFSRYCGLLESGAEQWNLADELRTHIAATTPRQTDITAVLGLNFNMHPRLCPLELVYPGSVADPDGPRPLTIADLLVRADPRTRRLELISAVDGARIDLAPLNFLYPAAAPMLYRFLCVFAPTRTYRGGLWDQIDRHQSVGQPFRPRLMLGDLVLDRRSWRFPVSELPALAGLERQDLSALVEFDAWRQAAGLPRTTFFRVLAPRRTPDSERNLLEETRQWAIEARSARLHKPHYLDTHNPFLMYVLAKQARANDGGTVLFQECLPGAERYAESGNPDSAEEFFVEFTLSGGGNDN